The Geobacter sp. AOG2 genome includes a window with the following:
- a CDS encoding tetratricopeptide repeat protein: MDTTTRKRAPIRPTGRLPGKQRRPLHKTPHTAHPRDPSPATSLKTALDLYSSGRFGDALAMVQGLLDGQPRNIMALNIAAACSRCLGKAEDAEGYWLKAVEFKPDYAEVHNNLGVLYQEQKRLDEAETRHRRAIAIRPDYLEAYNNLGSLLQGRERFDEAETCYRRALAISPERAEVHNNLANLLQGRGRFDEAETCYRQALALRPDYAEAHYNLGNLFKEMQRFGEAEACYRQALAVRPDYAEAYYNLGVLLQGQQRFDEAEACCRRAIALRPDYAEAYNHLGGLFREAQRFGEAEACYRQAAAVRPDYAEAHHNLGVLLQGQKRSGEAEACYRQALACRPGYLDPCYNLGVLLQGQGRFGEAGECYRRALAIDPGCAEAHYNLGILHTELHDAAEACACYRRALAVRPDYAEAHYNLGGLLKELGRPDEAEACYRQALAARPVHAETHNNLGILLQGQGRLDEAFACYRQALAVSPGNVEAYYNLGNLFKEQKRPDDAEACYRRAIALRPEFAEAHYNLGVTLQERDRFDEACACFRRAIALRPEYAEAHYNLGVLLRELRCFDEAEACYRRAFALHPGYTEARWNLGLMLLFLGRFDEGWPLYETRHDKDWRQAPCTAPDLPCPPWSGEDLRGKSILVWPEQGFGDEIQFIRYLARLKARGAARVTLVCKAPLKTLFLHAVPTADQILSLPEAGRPAGYDFWTSLLSIPLHERTTLDTIPADLPYLAADGDRAGHWKKRLPDAGCKVGLVWKGAAGHKNDANRSLPGLAALAPLWSVAGVGFVSLQKEMGEEEAAAPPPGQPIVPLGADIRDFADTAAIIANLDLVICVDTAIAHLAGALGTPCWVMLPFIGTDWRWMDHREDSPWYPGVMRLFRQAGPGAWDPVVEQVKNALLRFVAAQAAPNPPQ, encoded by the coding sequence ATGGATACCACCACACGGAAGCGGGCGCCTATCCGGCCTACGGGGCGCCTGCCCGGGAAACAGCGGCGCCCTTTGCATAAAACCCCACACACCGCACATCCGAGAGACCCGTCCCCCGCCACCTCCCTGAAAACCGCGCTCGACCTGTACTCCTCCGGGAGGTTCGGAGACGCCCTGGCGATGGTCCAGGGCCTGCTCGACGGCCAACCCCGGAATATCATGGCCCTGAACATAGCGGCTGCATGCTCGCGCTGCCTGGGTAAGGCGGAGGACGCCGAAGGCTACTGGCTGAAAGCGGTGGAGTTCAAGCCCGACTATGCCGAGGTGCACAACAACCTGGGGGTCCTGTACCAGGAACAGAAGCGCCTGGACGAGGCTGAAACCCGCCACCGGCGCGCCATCGCCATCCGTCCCGACTATCTGGAGGCATACAACAACCTGGGGAGCCTGCTTCAGGGGCGGGAACGTTTCGACGAGGCCGAGACCTGCTACCGGCGGGCGCTGGCAATCAGCCCGGAGCGCGCGGAGGTGCACAACAACCTGGCCAACCTGCTCCAGGGGCGGGGGCGCTTCGACGAGGCCGAGACCTGCTACCGGCAGGCGCTGGCCCTCCGCCCGGACTATGCCGAGGCGCACTACAACCTGGGCAACCTGTTCAAGGAGATGCAGCGCTTCGGCGAGGCCGAGGCGTGCTACCGGCAGGCGCTGGCCGTCCGCCCGGATTACGCCGAGGCGTATTACAACCTGGGCGTCCTCCTCCAGGGACAGCAACGCTTCGACGAGGCTGAGGCCTGCTGCCGCCGGGCCATCGCCCTGCGCCCGGACTACGCCGAGGCATACAACCATCTTGGCGGCCTGTTCCGGGAAGCGCAGCGCTTCGGCGAGGCCGAGGCGTGCTACCGGCAGGCGGCGGCCGTCCGCCCGGATTACGCCGAGGCGCACCACAACCTGGGCGTCCTCCTCCAGGGGCAGAAACGCTCCGGCGAGGCCGAGGCCTGCTACCGGCAAGCGCTGGCCTGCCGTCCCGGGTACCTCGACCCCTGCTACAACCTGGGGGTGCTGCTCCAGGGGCAGGGGCGCTTCGGCGAGGCCGGTGAGTGCTACCGCCGGGCGCTCGCCATCGACCCCGGGTGCGCGGAGGCGCATTACAACCTGGGCATCCTGCACACGGAACTGCATGACGCCGCCGAGGCCTGCGCCTGTTACCGGCGGGCGCTGGCCGTCCGCCCCGACTATGCGGAGGCGCACTACAACCTGGGGGGCCTGCTCAAGGAATTGGGACGCCCCGACGAGGCCGAGGCGTGTTACCGGCAGGCGCTGGCCGCCCGCCCCGTCCATGCGGAGACGCACAACAATCTGGGGATACTGCTCCAGGGGCAGGGACGCCTCGACGAGGCCTTCGCCTGCTACCGGCAGGCGCTGGCCGTCAGCCCCGGCAATGTGGAGGCCTATTACAACCTGGGCAACCTGTTTAAGGAACAAAAGCGCCCGGACGACGCGGAAGCCTGCTACCGGCGGGCCATCGCCCTGCGCCCGGAGTTTGCGGAGGCACACTACAATCTGGGGGTGACGCTCCAGGAACGGGATCGCTTCGACGAGGCCTGCGCCTGCTTCCGGCGGGCCATCGCCCTGCGCCCCGAGTACGCGGAGGCGCATTACAACCTGGGGGTCCTGCTCAGGGAATTGAGATGCTTCGACGAGGCCGAGGCCTGCTACCGGCGGGCCTTCGCCCTGCACCCCGGTTACACGGAGGCGCGCTGGAACCTGGGCCTGATGCTGCTCTTCCTGGGGCGCTTCGACGAGGGGTGGCCGCTCTACGAAACGCGCCACGACAAGGATTGGCGGCAAGCGCCGTGCACGGCGCCCGACCTGCCCTGCCCCCCCTGGTCGGGCGAGGACCTGCGCGGCAAGTCGATCCTCGTCTGGCCGGAGCAGGGGTTCGGCGACGAGATCCAGTTTATCCGGTATCTGGCGCGCTTGAAGGCGCGCGGCGCCGCCCGCGTCACCCTGGTCTGCAAGGCTCCCCTGAAAACGCTCTTCCTCCATGCCGTCCCAACGGCCGATCAGATCCTCTCGCTGCCCGAGGCCGGACGGCCCGCGGGCTACGATTTCTGGACGAGTCTGCTCAGCATCCCACTCCACGAACGGACGACGCTGGACACCATTCCAGCGGACCTGCCTTACCTCGCCGCGGACGGCGACCGGGCCGGGCACTGGAAAAAACGGCTTCCCGATGCGGGATGCAAGGTGGGGCTGGTGTGGAAAGGCGCCGCCGGGCACAAGAACGACGCCAACCGGTCGCTGCCGGGGCTCGCCGCCCTCGCACCCCTCTGGTCGGTCGCCGGGGTCGGCTTCGTCAGCCTGCAAAAGGAGATGGGTGAGGAAGAGGCCGCCGCGCCGCCGCCCGGACAGCCGATCGTCCCCCTCGGCGCGGACATCCGGGACTTCGCGGATACGGCGGCCATCATCGCGAACCTGGACCTGGTGATCTGCGTGGATACCGCCATTGCCCATCTGGCCGGTGCGCTCGGCACGCCGTGCTGGGTGATGCTGCCCTTTATCGGTACGGACTGGCGCTGGATGGACCACCGTGAGGACTCGCCCTGGTATCCGGGTGTGATGCGCCTGTTCCGCCAGGCCGGGCCCGGCGCCTGGGACCCTGTGGTGGAACAGGTGAAAAACGCGCTGCTGCGGTTCGTCGCCGCCCAGGCCGCGCCGAACCCGCCGCAGTAA
- a CDS encoding methyl-accepting chemotaxis protein — protein sequence MKDLKIGTKMLLGFGIVSAIMICTVTAGILLLNRIGRQFDEAQAFNTISGYSQRVQTSIFDINDLVKQVAMNSDESEKKAVLAKIAERRKIYVDNLEMVSKTAVSPEAKQLFEEYKKTTAAGREVNKKLIAYAMDNKMQEFIDTYKKEFEPIDANSHAMLNKMAAYNDGRVKELLQSADQSERQAKLMFGVFGLAAVLISVLIAVTLTRGVTRPIGECVVVANCLAAGDLTVEVRVDAKDETGQLMAAMRNVVLTLRDLMGNASATSSQLASAAVQLESTSEQIATGAEEVASQAGTVATASEEMSHTSSDIARNCTLAADASRKTAEATHSGAAVVQETIIGMNIIAERVRHTSKTIETLGARSEQIGDIVGTIEDIADQTNLLALNAAIEAARAGEQGRGFAVVADEVRALAERTTKATKEIGEMIRAIQNETQTAVKSMDEGVREVEKGALSSQKSGEALDEILGQINEVTMQINQIATASEEQTATTNEVTMNIQQITAVVAQTARGAEETAGAAASLNHLAQELQSLVRRFKLA from the coding sequence ATGAAGGATTTGAAGATCGGCACCAAAATGCTACTCGGGTTCGGGATCGTATCGGCCATCATGATCTGCACCGTAACCGCAGGGATCCTGCTGCTCAACAGGATCGGGCGGCAGTTCGACGAGGCCCAGGCCTTCAACACGATCAGCGGTTACTCCCAGCGGGTTCAGACCTCCATCTTCGATATCAACGACCTGGTGAAACAGGTGGCCATGAACAGCGACGAGTCGGAGAAAAAGGCGGTCCTGGCCAAGATCGCGGAGCGGCGCAAGATCTACGTGGACAATCTGGAAATGGTGTCCAAGACGGCGGTGTCGCCTGAGGCGAAACAGTTGTTCGAGGAGTACAAGAAGACCACGGCCGCCGGCCGGGAGGTCAACAAGAAGTTGATCGCCTATGCCATGGATAACAAGATGCAGGAGTTTATCGACACCTACAAAAAGGAGTTCGAACCGATCGACGCCAACAGCCACGCCATGCTCAACAAGATGGCCGCATACAACGACGGCAGGGTGAAGGAATTGCTGCAAAGCGCCGATCAAAGCGAGAGGCAGGCCAAGCTCATGTTCGGCGTCTTCGGGCTCGCCGCGGTCCTGATCAGCGTCCTGATCGCCGTCACCCTGACCCGCGGCGTGACCCGGCCGATCGGGGAGTGCGTCGTGGTGGCCAACTGCCTGGCCGCCGGGGACCTGACCGTGGAGGTCCGGGTGGACGCCAAGGATGAAACCGGCCAATTGATGGCGGCCATGCGCAATGTGGTCCTGACCCTGCGCGACCTCATGGGCAATGCGAGCGCCACCTCCAGCCAACTGGCGTCCGCCGCGGTGCAACTGGAATCCACCTCGGAACAGATCGCCACCGGCGCCGAGGAGGTCGCTTCGCAGGCCGGGACCGTGGCCACCGCCAGCGAGGAGATGTCCCACACCAGCAGCGACATCGCCCGCAACTGCACCCTGGCCGCCGACGCCTCGCGCAAGACGGCGGAGGCTACCCACAGCGGCGCCGCGGTCGTGCAGGAGACCATCATCGGCATGAACATCATCGCGGAGCGGGTGCGCCACACCTCAAAAACGATAGAGACCCTCGGCGCGCGCTCCGAACAGATCGGGGATATTGTCGGCACCATCGAGGATATTGCCGACCAGACCAACCTTCTGGCCCTGAACGCGGCCATCGAGGCGGCCCGGGCCGGGGAGCAGGGCAGGGGCTTCGCCGTGGTCGCCGACGAGGTGCGCGCCCTGGCCGAGCGGACCACCAAGGCGACCAAGGAGATCGGGGAGATGATCCGGGCCATCCAGAACGAGACCCAGACCGCGGTGAAATCCATGGACGAAGGGGTGCGTGAGGTGGAAAAGGGGGCCTTGTCCTCCCAGAAGTCCGGGGAGGCCCTGGATGAGATCCTGGGGCAGATCAACGAGGTCACCATGCAGATCAACCAGATCGCCACGGCGTCGGAAGAGCAGACCGCCACCACCAACGAGGTGACCATGAACATCCAGCAGATCACGGCGGTGGTGGCCCAGACCGCGCGGGGGGCCGAGGAGACCGCCGGGGCCGCTGCCAGCCTCAACCACCTAGCCCAGGAGTTGCAGAGCCTGGTCAGGCGGTTCAAGCTGGCGTAG
- a CDS encoding DUF6268 family outer membrane beta-barrel protein, with amino-acid sequence MNLRFSLSIVCCMATLAVSSWALAQESNETTKPDKKVVYPQREQPLSEVTADTTWLAGSHIRTTGGDLTMGEAKVGFSRRFVIDPKIDLSAGLKYSLREIDAPDSARLPESLHTLSLDLGAVYHVDKRLTLGVRVSPGVGSDFKGFSAGDVRVPVAVHANFQASRSLSLIGGVAYTGMNHSYPVMPVLGLLYIPSEQWVFALGFPRTGVVYKPDRKTDLYVGAEFAGGEYQLHDPPVGANVVSYRDYRAVAGVDLRVLPFAKMGIAGGYAFARKFVFYDGNRNDINLDGAPFGRVALTFTW; translated from the coding sequence ATGAATTTGAGGTTTTCGTTGTCCATCGTCTGCTGCATGGCCACACTTGCTGTCTCATCCTGGGCCTTGGCCCAGGAGAGCAATGAAACGACAAAGCCGGACAAAAAGGTCGTCTATCCCCAACGGGAGCAGCCGCTCTCGGAGGTTACCGCCGACACCACCTGGCTCGCCGGCAGCCATATCCGCACTACGGGCGGAGACCTCACCATGGGCGAGGCGAAGGTGGGTTTTTCCCGCCGGTTCGTCATCGACCCGAAGATTGACCTGTCCGCGGGCCTGAAGTATTCGCTCCGGGAGATCGACGCCCCGGACAGCGCCCGTCTCCCCGAGTCGCTGCATACCCTGTCGCTGGACCTGGGAGCGGTGTACCATGTGGACAAGCGCCTCACCCTGGGGGTCCGGGTGTCGCCGGGGGTCGGCAGCGATTTCAAGGGCTTCTCGGCGGGGGATGTGCGGGTGCCGGTGGCGGTCCACGCCAATTTTCAGGCGTCCCGAAGCCTGTCCCTCATCGGTGGGGTCGCCTACACCGGGATGAATCATTCCTACCCGGTCATGCCGGTGCTGGGCCTGTTGTATATCCCATCGGAACAGTGGGTCTTTGCCCTGGGCTTTCCCCGCACCGGCGTCGTCTACAAGCCGGACCGGAAAACCGACCTCTACGTGGGGGCCGAGTTCGCCGGCGGCGAATATCAACTGCACGACCCCCCGGTGGGGGCCAATGTCGTGAGCTACCGGGATTACCGGGCGGTGGCCGGGGTCGACCTCCGGGTCCTCCCCTTTGCCAAGATGGGGATCGCGGGGGGCTACGCCTTTGCCCGGAAGTTCGTCTTCTACGACGGCAACCGCAACGACATCAATCTGGACGGCGCGCCCTTCGGCCGCGTGGCCCTCACCTTCACCTGGTGA
- a CDS encoding amidohydrolase, translating to MASRDFKLFDAHLHIIDNRFPLVPNNGYLPEPFTCDDYLGRMKRYALAGGAVVSGSFQAFDQTYLVHALRQLGPAFVGVTQVPATASDAELLELDRAGVRAVRFNLKRGGSEEIGHLDAMARRVHELAGWHVELYADSRELPALFATLAALPAVSIDHLGLTGDGFGTLLALVERGVHVKATGFGRVDFDVRTALQALYAANPEALMFGTDLPSTRAPRPYRDDDFALVVGALGEEGARRVLCENAVRFYRPGKGGE from the coding sequence ATGGCATCCCGGGATTTCAAACTCTTCGACGCACATCTGCATATCATCGACAACCGTTTCCCCCTGGTCCCCAATAACGGCTATCTGCCGGAGCCGTTCACCTGCGACGATTACCTGGGCCGCATGAAGCGGTACGCCCTGGCGGGGGGTGCCGTGGTCTCCGGCTCCTTCCAGGCCTTCGACCAGACCTACCTGGTCCACGCCCTCAGGCAGCTCGGCCCCGCATTCGTGGGGGTGACCCAGGTGCCGGCCACCGCAAGCGACGCCGAATTGCTGGAGCTGGACCGGGCCGGGGTACGCGCCGTCCGCTTCAACCTCAAGCGCGGCGGTTCGGAGGAGATCGGTCATCTGGACGCCATGGCGCGGCGGGTCCACGAACTGGCGGGCTGGCACGTGGAATTGTACGCCGATTCCCGTGAGTTGCCTGCGCTCTTCGCCACCCTGGCGGCCCTGCCCGCCGTGAGCATCGACCATCTGGGGCTTACCGGGGACGGCTTCGGCACGCTGCTGGCCCTGGTGGAGCGCGGCGTCCATGTGAAGGCCACCGGCTTCGGCCGGGTGGATTTCGACGTGCGCACCGCCCTGCAAGCCCTGTATGCCGCCAATCCCGAGGCGTTGATGTTCGGCACCGACCTCCCCTCCACCCGCGCGCCCCGCCCCTACCGGGACGACGATTTCGCCCTGGTGGTCGGAGCCCTGGGGGAGGAAGGCGCACGGCGGGTCCTGTGCGAGAATGCCGTGAGGTTTTATCGGCCAGGGAAGGGCGGGGAATGA
- a CDS encoding DUF4388 domain-containing protein, which translates to MSLIGDLSQFPISDIIQFVHETRKSGTIRIGCFKGECNLVFSKGDIVSANYLNGMVRIGQILVHIGAITKAELAWALAIQEQDPPNRKPLVLTLLENSMVAKEAACEGLKMLIEMTLVEILSWDFGHYEFEECNVLNLGSWFYNLTDHQEVSLNARAALLESLRIFDEKRRDGTMDNILGIAGLDGSLPLLVEPRRFQVT; encoded by the coding sequence ATGTCTCTCATTGGTGATCTCAGCCAATTTCCCATCAGCGATATCATCCAGTTCGTGCACGAAACCCGCAAGTCCGGGACGATCCGCATCGGCTGTTTCAAGGGAGAATGCAACCTGGTGTTCTCGAAAGGGGATATCGTCAGCGCAAACTACCTGAACGGCATGGTCAGGATCGGGCAGATCCTCGTGCATATCGGCGCCATCACCAAAGCGGAGCTTGCCTGGGCCCTGGCCATACAGGAGCAGGACCCCCCGAACCGCAAGCCGTTGGTGCTGACGCTGCTGGAAAACAGCATGGTCGCAAAGGAAGCGGCGTGCGAGGGCCTGAAGATGCTGATCGAGATGACCCTGGTGGAGATCCTTTCATGGGATTTTGGGCATTACGAATTCGAGGAATGCAACGTCCTGAACCTGGGAAGCTGGTTTTACAACCTGACGGACCACCAGGAGGTCTCCCTGAACGCCCGGGCCGCGCTGCTGGAATCCTTGCGGATCTTCGACGAGAAGCGCCGCGACGGCACCATGGACAACATCCTCGGCATCGCGGGGCTGGACGGTTCGCTGCCGCTCTTGGTGGAGCCCCGCAGGTTCCAGGTGACGTGA
- a CDS encoding helix-turn-helix domain-containing protein: MLADAAIYNIPGARDDMPFMDVAPGIASFCRESDGFNVAALNIKPHETEEMYPDWYIPIHLDPASEIHYWSKGSFHRQVMKQGMFNLCPQGVTEKVRAGDEHKIILVTFNQKFIEKTTEYRITGNRLQQNAHYGLMDNSVCYLAMALRADFAAGSPYGRLHGQTLALALLSRIFDITNASGSSKTEQGCLDANRLRRVTEYIKAHLHKNLSLDEIADVACLTPFHFSRQFKNATHVSPHRFVLKLKVEQAERLLTTTDLPIADIALELGFQSQSHFTLVFHKIVGVTPGKYRKAIV, encoded by the coding sequence GTGTTGGCTGACGCTGCCATTTACAACATTCCAGGGGCTCGCGACGACATGCCGTTTATGGATGTCGCCCCGGGCATTGCCAGTTTTTGCCGGGAGTCGGACGGATTCAATGTCGCGGCTCTCAATATAAAACCGCATGAAACCGAAGAGATGTACCCCGATTGGTACATCCCCATCCACCTGGACCCCGCATCGGAAATCCACTATTGGAGCAAAGGCTCATTTCACCGCCAGGTAATGAAACAGGGGATGTTCAACCTCTGCCCCCAAGGGGTGACGGAAAAAGTTCGGGCTGGGGATGAACATAAAATCATCCTGGTGACGTTCAACCAGAAATTCATCGAGAAGACGACGGAATACCGCATTACCGGCAACCGGTTGCAACAAAACGCCCATTACGGGCTTATGGATAATTCGGTATGTTATCTTGCCATGGCCCTTCGGGCGGATTTTGCCGCGGGCTCGCCCTACGGCCGCCTGCACGGCCAGACGCTGGCATTGGCTCTTTTAAGCCGCATCTTCGACATAACCAACGCCTCAGGCTCCAGCAAAACGGAGCAAGGCTGCCTCGATGCCAACCGTTTGAGGCGCGTCACGGAATACATCAAGGCGCACTTGCATAAAAACCTGTCGTTGGACGAAATTGCCGATGTGGCCTGCCTCACGCCGTTCCACTTCTCCCGTCAATTCAAAAATGCAACGCATGTGTCCCCCCATCGGTTCGTCCTGAAGCTGAAGGTCGAACAAGCCGAAAGGCTGCTGACCACCACCGACCTGCCCATTGCCGATATTGCCCTTGAACTGGGTTTTCAAAGCCAGAGCCACTTTACCCTGGTGTTTCATAAAATCGTCGGCGTCACCCCGGGCAAATACCGCAAGGCAATTGTGTGA
- a CDS encoding cytochrome C, with amino-acid sequence MKRIVFILALLGFGLVCLQQRSYADKKMSHAEYATMAIKDCNECHKGEGVAPNHDADFVRGHRVLASRANNNCNQCHAQAWCLDCHQGGGSGEDLSQSNAGRDYKPKSHRSGWLQIHPIKAQDNQQQCYRCHDQKYCTACHSKLPQSGLKSLGFVSHRTQVSDTVGEQRWGFEHGREARRNLQACQTCHEDGSTCKKCHSSSTRTDPLTGNMIRSGANPHPRGFKAGNYKDRSSKKVCLQCHSAGDPEIN; translated from the coding sequence GTGAAGCGAATTGTATTTATCCTAGCACTTCTCGGCTTCGGCCTGGTCTGCCTGCAGCAACGGTCGTACGCCGACAAGAAGATGTCCCACGCGGAATACGCCACGATGGCGATCAAGGACTGCAACGAATGCCATAAAGGCGAAGGGGTTGCCCCCAACCACGACGCCGACTTCGTGCGCGGGCACCGGGTCCTGGCGAGCCGGGCGAACAACAACTGCAACCAGTGCCATGCCCAGGCCTGGTGCCTGGACTGCCACCAGGGCGGCGGCTCGGGCGAAGACCTCTCCCAGAGCAACGCGGGCCGGGACTACAAGCCGAAAAGCCACCGCAGCGGCTGGCTGCAGATCCACCCGATCAAGGCCCAGGACAACCAGCAGCAATGCTACCGCTGCCACGACCAGAAATACTGCACGGCCTGCCACAGCAAACTGCCCCAGAGCGGCCTGAAGTCACTGGGTTTCGTGTCGCACCGGACCCAAGTCTCGGATACGGTGGGAGAACAGCGCTGGGGATTTGAGCATGGCCGCGAGGCGCGGCGGAATCTGCAGGCCTGCCAGACCTGCCATGAAGACGGCTCGACCTGCAAAAAGTGCCACAGCTCGTCGACGAGGACGGACCCGCTTACAGGCAATATGATTAGAAGCGGTGCCAATCCCCACCCGAGGGGCTTCAAGGCCGGCAACTACAAGGACAGAAGCAGCAAGAAGGTCTGTTTGCAGTGCCACAGTGCCGGAGATCCTGAAATTAACTGA
- a CDS encoding DUF3108 domain-containing protein translates to MAHLLVLYSMGRFGNYNFAAPVNLLQAVMVDVAQPSAATAPVAVSSDLKTNHSDKVAEEQPDNGNRAQVQGEEVGTPPAAPEKSPIKPQAVEPAAIGKETTDGGTRAGEPSPTTQPVLRQHNAVTPPIPPPLRTAGEFMSSKDEKLTYLITLLGVPVGNVELEAKNEKGEVRIILRTRTNTALSGVYPVDDLMEARHIAGNFIIATIRQQEGSFKSDIGFTIFLRDKRVFWIDRIRKRYSDETIPNSDVLDTLSSFYYLRNRPLQIGTTEILNIYDGDAYASVPVEVIRREEVRLRNLTKVDSLLLRHVKQKGIFRRTGDMLIWLTNDKNKVPVKMETTTPFGKVAVELVSSETTPLEEGAKEK, encoded by the coding sequence TTGGCACACCTGTTGGTATTGTATTCCATGGGCAGGTTCGGGAACTACAATTTTGCCGCGCCGGTTAACCTTCTCCAGGCCGTAATGGTAGACGTTGCACAACCATCTGCCGCCACCGCGCCGGTAGCCGTTTCCAGCGACCTGAAGACCAACCATTCGGACAAGGTCGCGGAAGAGCAGCCTGATAACGGGAATCGCGCCCAGGTACAGGGGGAGGAGGTCGGCACGCCTCCGGCCGCACCGGAAAAAAGCCCGATCAAGCCGCAGGCTGTTGAGCCTGCTGCAATCGGCAAAGAAACGACCGATGGCGGTACCCGTGCCGGTGAACCGTCACCGACAACGCAACCGGTCCTCCGGCAGCACAATGCGGTGACGCCGCCAATACCCCCTCCATTGAGAACCGCCGGCGAGTTCATGTCCTCAAAAGATGAAAAACTCACTTACTTGATCACCTTGCTGGGCGTCCCGGTGGGGAACGTGGAGTTGGAAGCAAAGAACGAAAAAGGCGAGGTAAGGATAATCCTGAGAACCAGGACAAACACCGCCCTGTCGGGCGTATATCCTGTCGATGATCTTATGGAAGCCAGACACATTGCCGGCAACTTCATCATTGCCACGATCAGGCAGCAGGAAGGATCTTTCAAAAGTGATATCGGTTTCACCATATTCCTGAGGGATAAGCGCGTGTTCTGGATCGACCGCATTCGGAAGCGCTACTCGGATGAGACCATACCCAACAGCGACGTGCTTGATACCCTCTCCTCGTTCTATTACCTCAGGAACCGGCCGTTACAGATCGGCACGACGGAAATACTGAATATTTACGATGGCGACGCCTATGCGTCCGTGCCGGTTGAAGTTATACGCCGGGAGGAAGTCCGGCTGCGAAATCTAACGAAGGTGGATAGCCTGCTGTTGCGTCATGTCAAACAGAAAGGGATTTTCAGGAGAACAGGGGATATGTTGATCTGGCTGACCAACGATAAAAACAAGGTGCCGGTAAAGATGGAAACGACCACACCGTTCGGAAAGGTGGCTGTCGAGCTTGTGTCGTCAGAAACCACGCCTCTGGAGGAAGGGGCCAAGGAAAAATAG
- a CDS encoding transglycosylase domain-containing protein, giving the protein MKKLIYGTLLVIACYLAYIVISLSLAPPVSDLADRKFTMTIQVKDWQGEYHPFVVGPKNRYWTPSGRIPPEMKWAVILAEDSNFYQHEGFDVKAIKNAIKYDLEKKSLKRGASTITQQTAKNLFLSREKTVTRKLKEIYLAWRMEQELSKGRIIELYLNVVELGPMVYGIGNGAHYYFGKPASALTPRECAFLAAMLPGPRLAYNPYKNLGKVLRRSDMILRLLRKKGVLSEGEYQAAVAQQPNIAGMQRKVDKSIATPPVFTAPSSARNESVEPTPAVPQELAPETEKNPSAEPPADGPPPVAPEESGQEKK; this is encoded by the coding sequence ATGAAAAAGCTCATCTATGGCACCCTGCTGGTAATCGCCTGCTACCTCGCCTACATCGTCATCTCCCTGAGCCTGGCGCCGCCGGTTTCCGATCTGGCCGACCGGAAATTCACCATGACCATCCAGGTGAAGGATTGGCAGGGGGAATACCATCCTTTCGTCGTTGGGCCGAAAAACCGCTATTGGACCCCTTCCGGCCGCATCCCGCCCGAGATGAAATGGGCCGTGATCCTGGCTGAGGACAGCAACTTTTATCAACACGAGGGTTTCGACGTCAAGGCCATCAAGAACGCCATCAAGTACGACCTGGAAAAGAAAAGCCTCAAGCGCGGCGCCTCCACCATCACCCAGCAGACGGCAAAGAACCTGTTCCTCTCCCGGGAGAAGACCGTTACCCGCAAGCTCAAGGAGATCTACCTGGCCTGGCGCATGGAGCAGGAGTTGAGCAAGGGGCGCATCATCGAACTTTATCTGAACGTGGTCGAGCTGGGGCCCATGGTCTACGGCATCGGCAACGGCGCTCATTACTACTTCGGAAAACCGGCGTCGGCCCTGACCCCCAGGGAGTGCGCCTTCCTCGCCGCCATGCTGCCCGGCCCGCGTCTTGCCTATAATCCCTACAAGAATCTGGGCAAGGTGTTGCGTCGTTCGGACATGATCCTGAGACTCTTACGCAAGAAGGGGGTCTTGAGCGAGGGCGAATACCAGGCGGCGGTGGCCCAGCAGCCCAATATCGCCGGTATGCAGCGCAAGGTCGATAAGAGCATCGCCACGCCGCCGGTGTTCACCGCCCCGTCGTCGGCCCGGAATGAGTCTGTCGAACCCACGCCGGCCGTGCCGCAGGAGCTGGCGCCGGAGACGGAAAAGAACCCTTCCGCGGAGCCGCCGGCCGACGGCCCGCCACCGGTAGCACCGGAAGAAAGCGGGCAGGAAAAGAAATGA